The Brevibacillus brevis genome contains a region encoding:
- the grpE gene encoding nucleotide exchange factor GrpE gives MSEEKVTQDPTLEEEQVAKDADQAEATEMNWEQEAAHWKAQAEDHQNRMLRAMADMDNLRRRVRKEQEDLAKYASLKIVEELLPVLDNFERALAADKESMTVDSLLEGVNMVYRQMVQVFDKEGLAAIEAKGKPFDPHIHQAVMQTQDPEFDSGVVVAELQKGYMFKDRVVRPAMVQVNE, from the coding sequence TTGAGCGAGGAAAAAGTAACGCAAGACCCGACTCTCGAAGAAGAACAAGTAGCAAAGGATGCAGACCAAGCGGAAGCAACCGAGATGAACTGGGAGCAAGAGGCTGCTCACTGGAAGGCTCAGGCTGAGGATCACCAAAACCGCATGCTGCGCGCCATGGCCGATATGGATAACCTTCGCCGCCGTGTTCGCAAAGAGCAGGAAGATCTGGCTAAATACGCTTCTCTTAAAATCGTGGAAGAGCTTCTGCCAGTTCTCGATAACTTCGAGCGAGCACTTGCCGCTGACAAGGAATCCATGACAGTAGACTCCCTCTTGGAGGGTGTAAACATGGTATATCGTCAGATGGTCCAAGTTTTCGATAAAGAAGGCTTGGCTGCAATCGAGGCAAAAGGAAAACCATTTGACCCTCACATCCATCAGGCGGTTATGCAAACACAAGACCCTGAGTTTGACTCAGGCGTTGTGGTAGCCGAGCTGCAAAAAGGATATATGTTCAAAGACCGCGTCGTTCGTCCGGCGATGGTTCAAGTAAACGAGTAA
- the hrcA gene encoding heat-inducible transcriptional repressor HrcA: protein MLSDRQQMILNAIVDNYIHSAEPVGSRTISKRDDIGFSSATIRNEMSDLEELGYLEQPHTSAGRVPSTKGYRFYVDNLIQPHLLEEAELGKLKQLFAERILHAEQVVEYTAQILSQLTNYTAIVLGPEIFEHRLKHIQIVPLNPEQAVAIVVTHTGRVENKLIDLPEGIGAGEIERLVNLLNAKLSDVPLWQLRQRLYQEISGEMQRHTEQYEEILQLLNNSLTQEEERVYLRGATKIMNQPEFRDVDKVKDILELLEQHDQLMNVIGMQGDGLTVRIGQENQLDAIKQCSIITTSYSLGGKPVGMVGILGPTRMEYGKVITVLNHLAEGLSRMLTSQFEK from the coding sequence ATGTTATCAGACCGTCAACAAATGATTTTGAACGCGATTGTCGATAATTACATTCATTCTGCCGAACCTGTTGGCTCCCGAACCATTTCCAAACGGGACGACATCGGATTCTCTTCGGCAACGATACGTAACGAGATGTCTGATTTGGAGGAGCTGGGATACTTAGAACAGCCCCACACATCGGCGGGACGTGTTCCTTCTACAAAAGGATACCGCTTCTACGTCGATAACCTGATTCAGCCCCATCTTTTGGAGGAAGCTGAGTTGGGTAAACTAAAACAGTTGTTTGCCGAACGTATTCTTCACGCAGAACAAGTGGTAGAGTACACTGCCCAAATTCTCTCTCAGTTGACAAACTACACGGCGATTGTCTTGGGTCCAGAGATTTTTGAGCATCGGTTAAAACATATTCAAATCGTTCCTCTCAATCCTGAACAGGCTGTCGCGATTGTGGTGACACATACCGGACGAGTGGAGAACAAGCTGATCGATCTTCCAGAAGGCATTGGTGCCGGGGAAATCGAGAGACTCGTCAATCTGTTGAATGCAAAGCTGAGCGACGTGCCACTATGGCAGCTTCGGCAGCGTCTTTATCAAGAGATTTCCGGTGAAATGCAACGTCATACGGAGCAGTATGAAGAAATTCTTCAGCTCCTCAACAACTCGCTGACACAAGAAGAAGAACGAGTATACTTACGCGGTGCGACCAAGATCATGAATCAGCCAGAATTCCGAGACGTGGATAAAGTCAAGGATATTCTCGAGCTATTGGAGCAGCACGATCAATTGATGAATGTGATCGGCATGCAGGGTGATGGTCTCACGGTACGCATCGGACAGGAAAACCAGCTAGACGCGATTAAGCAATGCAGTATTATTACCACTTCTTATTCGCTTGGAGGCAAGCCGGTCGGAATGGTGGGGATACTTGGTCCGACGCGAATGGAATATGGCAAGGTCATTACTGTGCTCAACCATTTGGCGGAAGGCCTATCGCGCATGCTGACTTCGCAGTTTGAGAAATAA
- the hemW gene encoding radical SAM family heme chaperone HemW: MMPQSVYIHIPFCTNKCYYCDFNSFVTNNPQLIWDYLDALKSEMELTFSQQPIEQVKTIFVGGGTPTFLDHAQMRAFLEIVQKQLGKYWADDIEFSMEANPGTTDVEKLRIMRELGVNRLSFGVQSFDDALLKRLGRIHDQEAVYRSIDNAKKVGFDNFSIDLMFGLPDQTLDIFRQTLDKAFGLETTHFSAYSLKVEENTLFHTLYQKDQLPLPSEETELEMYMVLIEEMERHGYKQYEISNFAKPGFESKHNKTYWLNREYYGVGAGAHGYVCGHRHVNAGPLAIYMQKCKEGLPRVEQFEVPREDAMEEQMILGLRLREGVDLSAFASRFGATVHDVFGTIIEEEIAKGMLEEQSGFLKLTKQGLPLGNEVFARFLR, translated from the coding sequence ATGATGCCACAATCGGTTTACATTCACATTCCCTTTTGTACGAATAAATGCTACTACTGTGACTTCAACTCATTTGTGACGAACAATCCGCAGCTCATCTGGGATTATTTAGATGCGTTGAAAAGTGAAATGGAGCTCACATTCAGCCAACAGCCGATCGAGCAAGTGAAAACGATTTTTGTCGGTGGAGGGACGCCTACGTTTCTCGATCACGCCCAAATGCGCGCGTTTTTGGAAATCGTACAAAAGCAATTGGGCAAGTACTGGGCGGATGATATCGAGTTTTCGATGGAAGCGAATCCAGGAACGACAGATGTGGAAAAGCTGCGGATCATGCGTGAGCTGGGTGTCAATCGTTTGAGCTTTGGTGTGCAGTCCTTTGACGACGCGCTCTTAAAGCGACTGGGACGAATCCACGACCAGGAAGCTGTGTACCGCAGTATCGATAATGCGAAAAAAGTAGGCTTTGACAACTTCAGCATCGACCTGATGTTTGGATTGCCGGATCAGACACTGGACATTTTCCGTCAGACGTTGGACAAGGCGTTTGGGTTAGAAACCACCCATTTCTCCGCGTACAGTCTCAAGGTGGAGGAGAACACGCTGTTCCACACGCTCTATCAGAAGGATCAGCTGCCACTGCCATCTGAAGAAACAGAGCTTGAGATGTACATGGTATTAATAGAAGAGATGGAGCGGCATGGGTACAAGCAATATGAAATCAGCAATTTTGCAAAACCAGGCTTCGAGAGCAAACATAATAAAACCTATTGGCTCAATCGTGAATACTATGGGGTGGGTGCAGGTGCCCACGGGTATGTGTGCGGCCATCGACACGTGAATGCTGGACCACTTGCGATTTACATGCAGAAGTGCAAGGAAGGGCTGCCGCGTGTAGAACAATTCGAGGTACCGCGTGAGGATGCCATGGAGGAACAGATGATTTTGGGACTACGCTTGAGAGAAGGAGTTGACCTTTCAGCGTTTGCCTCCCGCTTTGGCGCAACTGTTCATGATGTTTTTGGGACAATAATAGAAGAAGAGATTGCCAAAGGAATGCTGGAAGAACAGAGCGGGTTTTTGAAGCTGACGAAACAGGGGCTTCCGCTCGGAAATGAGGTATTTGCGCGCTTTCTCCGTTAA
- a CDS encoding YolD-like family protein, whose protein sequence is MTLLYEHHYEEVVVPLPEVDPDSLAEMNVIIYDSVRKDYAVNVSWHENCIRREWGVVKDIDQEARKIKLVRVDGVWWVPIEKMLQVERVY, encoded by the coding sequence ATGACCCTACTGTATGAACATCACTATGAAGAAGTCGTTGTTCCGTTACCCGAGGTTGATCCAGATTCATTGGCAGAAATGAACGTGATTATTTACGACTCTGTACGTAAAGACTATGCGGTCAACGTTAGTTGGCACGAGAACTGTATTCGGAGAGAATGGGGCGTGGTCAAAGACATTGACCAGGAGGCCCGTAAAATTAAACTTGTTCGGGTTGATGGTGTATGGTGGGTGCCCATTGAAAAAATGCTACAGGTAGAGCGGGTGTATTAG
- a CDS encoding glycoside hydrolase family 73 protein gives MTQQEFIAKIAPAAVADMKKTRVPASLTIAQAILESNWGKSGLTQKANNLFGIKGTGTAGHVSMPTKEFSAGKWITVNANFRAYNSWAESIADHSKLILNGTRDKPTRYHGVLGADYKAACYAVWKGGYATDPDYPGKLVSLIEKYELHQYDVDKSDKSVDKEKTATLELAQWEREAGLNAIDSLAAKGLLNDPDKWKQRLTDDPVGVLHELPWLMFTMLDRVTEKATK, from the coding sequence ATGACTCAGCAAGAGTTTATCGCAAAGATTGCACCTGCAGCCGTCGCGGATATGAAAAAGACCCGGGTACCTGCTTCGCTGACCATTGCACAGGCAATCCTGGAGAGCAATTGGGGAAAGAGTGGTCTGACGCAAAAGGCAAATAATCTGTTCGGTATCAAGGGCACTGGGACAGCCGGCCATGTATCTATGCCGACCAAAGAGTTTTCCGCAGGGAAATGGATTACGGTCAACGCCAACTTTCGAGCCTACAATAGCTGGGCCGAATCCATTGCTGACCATTCGAAGTTGATCCTTAATGGTACTAGGGACAAGCCTACTCGATATCATGGTGTCTTGGGAGCTGACTACAAAGCAGCATGCTATGCCGTGTGGAAAGGCGGCTATGCGACCGATCCTGATTATCCTGGTAAGCTGGTCAGCCTGATCGAGAAGTATGAGCTGCACCAGTATGATGTTGATAAGTCTGACAAATCCGTGGATAAAGAAAAGACTGCTACTTTGGAGCTGGCACAGTGGGAACGCGAAGCAGGCTTGAATGCGATTGACAGTCTTGCGGCCAAGGGTCTGCTGAATGACCCCGATAAATGGAAGCAGCGATTGACTGACGACCCGGTGGGCGTGCTGCACGAATTGCCTTGGCTCATGTTTACAATGCTGGATCGAGTAACAGAAAAAGCGACAAAGTAA
- a CDS encoding phage holin family protein produces MKETDLLLLANEYLLDEILIVVIALLLIGTMLKKTPRVADWLIPWLLTVSGVGLAWGVMGAISVQATIQGILAAGIATLGHQIWKQTFVKREGDQ; encoded by the coding sequence ATGAAAGAAACAGACCTGTTGCTATTGGCCAACGAATACTTGTTGGATGAAATTCTAATTGTTGTTATCGCACTCCTGTTAATTGGGACGATGCTCAAGAAAACACCACGGGTAGCTGACTGGCTGATTCCTTGGCTTTTGACCGTGAGTGGTGTTGGACTAGCCTGGGGAGTGATGGGAGCAATCAGTGTCCAAGCGACGATCCAGGGCATCCTCGCTGCTGGAATCGCGACGTTGGGGCATCAAATTTGGAAACAGACATTTGTGAAAAGGGAAGGTGATCAATAA
- a CDS encoding pyocin knob domain-containing protein, translating into MPNYTPNFKLKQPFPTENYNVEDQNGNMDIIDSMFEAHKAAATLDHPDNSVTDAKIGERTIDQTKTPVNTGVLSALLGGLANMIKKITGKSDWKTEPRTTLENAVKRDGDRMTGQLEINNTAPRFLLQDSTPDAKGVAFVNDLNKLFVQQTDGAGAKVSDRFSIDLTTGEGFLGSADKLIFHTGNHNNSGDPHAQYVRKTQAVTGDWNDVITTGFYDGNLLLNACPGGTHGWRYCQVTSHSQDGGARWVHQVMTAFDGTGTYERFSQDIGSQRKWTPWYLVSQHNNLRQYAGSKDEMKLLYKVVDHKRADGTIYAQSILSNPDANGNYQTLSLTYYNNAGTVALETKSWTFTYDSDGLITSKVPNF; encoded by the coding sequence GTGCCGAATTATACGCCTAATTTTAAACTCAAGCAGCCGTTTCCGACGGAGAACTACAACGTTGAAGATCAAAACGGAAATATGGATATCATCGATTCAATGTTCGAAGCTCATAAAGCAGCCGCAACGTTAGACCATCCTGATAATAGCGTAACCGATGCAAAAATTGGAGAGCGGACAATTGATCAGACGAAAACGCCTGTGAATACAGGGGTATTGTCAGCTTTGCTTGGTGGTCTGGCGAACATGATTAAGAAAATCACAGGTAAATCAGACTGGAAGACGGAGCCTCGTACTACTCTGGAGAATGCTGTAAAACGTGACGGTGACAGGATGACAGGGCAACTCGAAATTAACAACACAGCCCCAAGGTTTTTATTGCAGGACAGCACTCCCGATGCAAAAGGGGTCGCCTTCGTGAATGACTTGAACAAGTTGTTTGTGCAACAGACAGATGGTGCGGGTGCGAAAGTTTCTGATAGGTTCAGTATCGACCTAACAACTGGAGAAGGATTTCTCGGTTCTGCTGACAAACTAATTTTCCACACTGGCAACCACAACAACTCAGGCGATCCGCACGCCCAGTATGTAAGAAAAACGCAAGCTGTCACTGGAGACTGGAACGATGTAATAACCACTGGTTTTTACGACGGGAACCTTTTGCTAAACGCTTGCCCTGGTGGTACTCATGGGTGGCGTTATTGTCAAGTTACTTCCCATAGTCAAGATGGTGGAGCAAGATGGGTTCATCAAGTTATGACCGCATTCGATGGCACAGGGACATATGAGCGGTTTTCTCAGGATATCGGATCACAGAGAAAATGGACACCTTGGTATCTGGTTAGCCAGCATAATAACTTGCGCCAGTATGCAGGCAGTAAGGACGAAATGAAACTGCTGTACAAGGTGGTAGACCACAAGAGAGCTGACGGTACTATTTATGCCCAATCCATTTTGTCCAATCCTGATGCCAATGGTAATTACCAAACCCTCTCATTGACGTATTACAACAACGCTGGAACCGTGGCGCTGGAGACGAAAAGCTGGACCTTTACGTATGATTCAGACGGCTTGATTACGTCAAAAGTACCAAACTTCTAA
- a CDS encoding putative phage tail protein translates to MLKRLQPFQRKSKVYKAIFDTEAEQLDSRDAAIADLHRQMSVDSATWALSIYETELGIPVDASKPIDERRSLIKSKMRGTGKVDAALIKLVVDSWTNGQVEVAFANSTITITFSSIVGIPPNIEDVKVAIEDIKPAHLAVLYVYLFNRYEQLLGYTHNQLATRTHEELRSSTLP, encoded by the coding sequence ATGCTAAAACGATTACAGCCGTTCCAGCGAAAATCAAAAGTATATAAAGCTATTTTTGACACAGAGGCCGAACAGCTCGATAGCAGGGATGCGGCTATCGCTGATTTGCATAGGCAAATGTCTGTTGACTCCGCAACATGGGCTTTATCTATCTATGAGACGGAGCTAGGCATTCCTGTTGATGCCAGCAAACCGATTGATGAACGCCGATCGCTTATCAAATCAAAAATGCGCGGGACAGGAAAAGTCGACGCCGCTCTTATTAAGTTGGTGGTGGATAGCTGGACGAACGGCCAGGTGGAAGTAGCATTCGCCAACAGCACCATCACGATTACTTTTTCTAGCATTGTAGGAATCCCGCCGAACATCGAAGACGTGAAGGTCGCCATTGAAGATATTAAGCCAGCACATTTGGCAGTGCTTTATGTTTATTTGTTCAATCGATATGAGCAACTATTGGGTTACACACACAACCAGTTGGCGACGAGGACACATGAAGAATTGCGCTCATCGACGCTACCTTAG
- a CDS encoding baseplate J/gp47 family protein: MADKDQILSEMLHTVSNEHDKRQGSFMYDALVPPAEQFEKIDQAISFVKEKLDIGNLSGDELAKRIKERTGIDRKQATFSSGYVLLHGTGTANLGDLGETPGGVQFRITETKTITTSGTVKAQAVIAGSTGNVPANTITMFPVTLPGFTSITNPEPMTDGFDAESDEDLLQRYYERIRTPATSANKAHYKNWAKEVTGVGDARVIPLWEGPNTVKVVIIDGDKQPASMAIINDAQTHIDPGKKGLGEGAAPIGAYTTVVSATGVDINVSVTVTLSPGYTQEQVTQNITASLTKRLKEIAFVEAIVSYAKVGAAILDSEGVTDYSNLLVNNGTANVPINYEEVAVVGTVTVNV, from the coding sequence GTGGCAGACAAAGATCAAATCCTTTCTGAAATGCTTCACACTGTATCTAATGAGCACGACAAGCGGCAAGGATCGTTTATGTATGACGCTCTTGTGCCGCCAGCAGAGCAATTCGAAAAAATAGATCAGGCTATTAGCTTCGTAAAAGAAAAATTGGATATTGGAAACTTGTCTGGCGATGAGCTGGCAAAACGTATTAAGGAACGCACTGGAATTGATAGAAAACAGGCGACCTTTTCTTCTGGATATGTACTATTACATGGAACTGGTACAGCCAATCTAGGCGACTTGGGTGAAACGCCAGGCGGCGTTCAATTCCGGATCACCGAAACGAAAACAATCACCACGTCAGGAACAGTGAAGGCTCAAGCTGTTATTGCGGGTAGTACCGGTAATGTTCCGGCAAACACGATTACGATGTTCCCTGTGACTTTGCCCGGCTTTACTTCCATAACAAACCCGGAACCTATGACAGACGGTTTCGATGCCGAGTCAGATGAAGACCTTCTCCAGCGGTATTATGAGCGCATCCGTACACCAGCTACAAGCGCCAATAAGGCTCACTATAAAAACTGGGCAAAAGAAGTAACGGGCGTGGGAGATGCCCGCGTTATTCCGCTATGGGAGGGCCCCAACACGGTGAAGGTTGTCATCATCGATGGTGATAAGCAACCAGCAAGTATGGCTATTATCAATGACGCGCAGACTCATATCGATCCAGGCAAAAAGGGGCTCGGGGAAGGCGCAGCTCCAATCGGAGCCTATACCACAGTTGTAAGTGCAACAGGAGTAGACATCAATGTATCGGTAACCGTGACATTATCTCCAGGGTATACACAAGAACAGGTGACGCAAAACATCACCGCAAGTTTGACAAAGCGCCTGAAAGAGATCGCGTTCGTCGAAGCGATTGTCAGCTACGCAAAGGTAGGGGCGGCTATTTTGGATAGCGAGGGCGTGACTGACTACAGCAACCTCCTGGTCAACAATGGTACAGCGAATGTGCCTATCAATTACGAGGAAGTGGCTGTAGTAGGGACGGTGACTGTCAATGTCTAG
- a CDS encoding DUF2634 domain-containing protein, with protein MSLPQIAQLDLPQAQITQQMKTQTVHKTYLWDFVAGDFVLKDGKLIEVTGLEYIKVWIEKILRTVKRSLIYAETEYGSEHHSLIGQNFHPDFSRSEYERMIREALLQNEAITKVDNFSFSQTGSRLEINFEVSSIYGTVERTVSI; from the coding sequence ATGAGTTTACCACAGATTGCTCAGTTGGATTTACCGCAAGCACAGATCACCCAGCAGATGAAGACCCAGACCGTTCATAAAACGTATCTGTGGGACTTTGTAGCGGGTGATTTTGTTTTAAAAGATGGAAAGCTGATCGAGGTAACCGGATTGGAGTACATCAAAGTGTGGATAGAGAAAATACTCCGAACTGTTAAGAGGAGCTTGATCTACGCAGAAACCGAATACGGCAGCGAGCACCACTCATTGATCGGCCAGAATTTTCATCCTGACTTTTCTCGGTCTGAATACGAGAGGATGATTCGGGAGGCTTTATTGCAAAACGAGGCGATCACGAAGGTGGACAACTTCTCTTTTTCACAGACAGGCTCCCGATTGGAGATCAACTTTGAGGTGTCTAGCATTTATGGCACGGTAGAAAGGACGGTATCCATATAG
- a CDS encoding DUF2577 domain-containing protein has product MSSEDRLAKLIVDLYNENRNPPSTAPRVGTVVSVTPLKIQYGESIVLERRHLIIGESLMPGYKRTIELTELQMSGLDEEYPAAITFYRRGGTIQERITNLDIPITDNPDSQENKIKATITYTDGLKVGDQVILQPDESLKLWFVKDRVWKEPDE; this is encoded by the coding sequence GTGAGTAGTGAAGACCGACTGGCCAAACTGATTGTTGATTTGTACAATGAGAACCGCAACCCACCGAGTACGGCTCCGCGGGTCGGGACGGTTGTTTCTGTAACACCTCTCAAAATTCAGTACGGCGAAAGCATCGTTTTAGAGAGGCGGCACCTGATTATTGGCGAAAGTCTCATGCCCGGCTACAAGCGTACCATCGAATTAACGGAGCTACAGATGTCCGGACTTGATGAGGAATATCCAGCAGCCATTACGTTTTATCGAAGAGGTGGGACTATACAGGAACGTATCACGAATCTGGATATTCCTATCACGGATAACCCTGACAGTCAGGAAAATAAGATCAAGGCAACCATCACGTATACCGACGGGCTGAAAGTGGGCGACCAGGTTATTTTGCAACCAGACGAATCGCTAAAACTGTGGTTTGTCAAAGATCGTGTATGGAAGGAGCCGGATGAATGA
- a CDS encoding XkdQ/YqbQ family protein has protein sequence MFQVLVIKNDGQKSHDLTPLVGSISWDSNLSLMSAMNFDVNWTDAKLFPVNPCDLGDVVLLLKDGEEINRGVVVKEGRQGRSAITYTVYDYAWYLGKSKSVYQFNKIPASQAITKILSDFGMLIGNVPEMPTIIDDIFLEKSPAEIIETIYKLHERRSGKRYNVEMRQGKIYFEEMKDLLIKGTFKLAENIAPMDVMTNPLGADRTRSIEEMRNRVKILIERDEKEKSKPKYEIVAMSQDEGLIRKYGLLEEVFKIDAEDAAKAREVSRILLKRLARIHETNTIQLMGDVAFKAGRLLDVTEPVTGMQNRFMITSAKHEVKNQMHTMQLDLALPEDVK, from the coding sequence ATGTTTCAAGTCCTAGTAATCAAAAACGACGGTCAGAAAAGCCATGACCTCACACCCTTGGTGGGCAGTATCTCATGGGACTCCAATCTGTCGCTGATGTCCGCGATGAATTTTGATGTGAACTGGACGGACGCAAAATTGTTCCCGGTTAACCCATGTGATCTTGGCGACGTCGTGCTGCTTCTCAAAGATGGTGAAGAAATAAACCGTGGTGTGGTTGTAAAAGAAGGTCGGCAGGGACGCAGCGCGATTACGTACACCGTATATGATTATGCCTGGTATCTTGGAAAGTCAAAAAGCGTGTACCAGTTTAATAAAATACCGGCTTCACAAGCCATTACGAAGATTCTTAGCGATTTCGGTATGCTAATCGGAAATGTCCCGGAAATGCCGACGATCATAGACGATATTTTCTTAGAGAAAAGTCCTGCCGAGATTATCGAAACCATTTACAAGCTCCATGAGCGCCGGAGCGGGAAACGATACAATGTCGAGATGCGGCAAGGGAAAATCTATTTTGAGGAAATGAAAGATTTACTCATCAAAGGCACCTTCAAGCTGGCTGAGAACATCGCACCTATGGACGTGATGACAAACCCGTTAGGCGCGGATCGCACGAGATCCATTGAAGAAATGCGAAACCGTGTAAAAATCCTCATCGAGCGCGATGAGAAGGAAAAGTCAAAGCCCAAGTATGAGATCGTGGCAATGTCCCAGGACGAGGGGCTAATACGCAAATACGGTCTGCTGGAAGAGGTATTCAAGATAGATGCAGAGGATGCCGCAAAAGCGAGGGAAGTCTCTCGAATCCTATTGAAGAGGCTGGCACGAATTCACGAGACAAACACCATCCAGCTAATGGGTGACGTTGCTTTTAAGGCTGGCCGTCTGCTCGATGTAACAGAGCCGGTCACTGGTATGCAAAATCGATTTATGATTACCAGCGCCAAGCATGAAGTGAAGAACCAAATGCATACGATGCAACTGGACTTGGCTTTACCCGAGGACGTGAAATAG
- a CDS encoding tape measure protein: protein MSAKDISKTLVLKDGVTGTLQKIIGGTVAYKKHLKDLKNVGVETWSSIKSGAGMAAVAIGAATTAMVGIGVKANMTAETAERSFSILLKSAEDAKKMVKDLQVLAETSPFDFEGMQQSAKTLLGMGFAGSQVIPMLQRLGDTVAAVGGNTDQLKGIALAIGQIQTKGKVSAEEMNQLAERGVAGWDLLSQELGKSKAELMKMAENGELFADKALPAIMTGLEKRFGGSMKSMSDTFEYTLANIKESGTRKLAELTSPLFLALKDDLRGIQAFLSSDSAAAWGASFSAGLMTVYNAAKSTFGVMSDIAVFVSGNWSVIGPVVYGVTGSLVVYKIAVAAATLTTALFGKESSFAAMRTGLMGTAAMVTSGQIGIMRAAQMGLNVVMAANPIGFVITLLGLLVTAGIYVVQNWDTVKQAAKELWNGVVDYTEQGVNNSIGLANTLLSAYDFAWKGIGFGAAMMWNGIVSAAEWGAKNMLAPINAALEAVGGQRIDVNFGAAQFDAKMPKWETKSIIPQVDFSAAKANTGFQDDLNQTRKEQREASGQRDKKLTDALNANTNALAFNTDATAGNTKATDKNTKATLRDNLSPVDLADSLLGRIERHMWST from the coding sequence GTGAGCGCAAAAGACATTAGCAAAACCCTTGTACTCAAAGACGGGGTAACAGGGACCCTACAAAAGATTATTGGCGGCACAGTCGCCTATAAAAAGCATTTGAAGGACCTGAAAAACGTTGGCGTTGAAACTTGGTCATCGATTAAGTCAGGTGCAGGCATGGCCGCTGTCGCCATTGGAGCCGCAACAACAGCCATGGTCGGAATTGGCGTGAAAGCGAATATGACAGCCGAGACAGCGGAACGATCCTTTAGCATCCTATTAAAATCCGCCGAAGATGCAAAGAAGATGGTGAAGGATTTACAAGTATTAGCTGAGACATCCCCGTTTGACTTTGAGGGCATGCAGCAATCAGCGAAAACTTTGCTGGGCATGGGTTTTGCTGGTAGCCAGGTTATCCCGATGTTACAGCGACTTGGTGATACGGTAGCGGCAGTGGGAGGAAATACAGATCAGTTAAAAGGAATTGCTTTGGCGATCGGTCAAATCCAAACCAAAGGAAAAGTATCCGCAGAGGAAATGAACCAATTAGCGGAACGCGGTGTCGCTGGATGGGACCTGTTGTCACAGGAGTTAGGGAAATCAAAAGCCGAGCTAATGAAGATGGCCGAAAACGGAGAGCTTTTTGCGGACAAGGCTCTGCCGGCCATCATGACTGGTTTGGAGAAACGTTTTGGCGGCTCCATGAAGTCCATGTCAGACACTTTTGAGTACACTCTTGCCAACATTAAAGAGTCAGGAACGCGAAAGTTGGCTGAATTGACATCGCCTCTGTTTCTTGCTCTCAAGGATGACCTGAGAGGAATACAGGCGTTTCTATCCAGTGACAGCGCGGCAGCCTGGGGAGCCAGTTTCTCTGCTGGGTTAATGACCGTCTACAATGCTGCGAAATCCACATTCGGGGTAATGAGCGATATTGCGGTATTCGTTTCTGGTAACTGGTCCGTAATTGGGCCTGTTGTCTACGGGGTTACTGGATCGCTTGTGGTCTATAAGATTGCTGTTGCAGCCGCTACACTTACCACCGCGTTATTTGGCAAAGAATCATCCTTTGCTGCCATGAGAACAGGATTAATGGGCACAGCGGCGATGGTAACGTCCGGACAGATCGGGATAATGCGAGCTGCGCAAATGGGGCTCAATGTGGTCATGGCAGCCAACCCGATCGGCTTTGTTATTACGCTGCTAGGACTCCTGGTTACAGCCGGAATTTATGTCGTGCAAAACTGGGATACCGTCAAACAGGCCGCTAAAGAACTGTGGAACGGTGTCGTGGACTATACAGAGCAGGGTGTAAACAATTCGATTGGCCTAGCCAACACACTTTTAAGTGCATACGATTTTGCATGGAAAGGAATTGGGTTCGGCGCTGCGATGATGTGGAACGGGATTGTTTCTGCTGCGGAATGGGGCGCTAAAAATATGTTGGCTCCGATCAACGCAGCTTTGGAAGCAGTCGGCGGGCAACGAATCGATGTCAATTTTGGTGCTGCTCAATTCGATGCGAAGATGCCGAAATGGGAAACAAAGAGCATCATTCCCCAGGTTGATTTTTCAGCAGCAAAAGCAAATACCGGATTCCAAGATGACCTGAACCAAACTAGGAAAGAGCAGCGTGAGGCAAGCGGACAACGCGACAAGAAGCTGACGGACGCGCTGAATGCAAATACGAATGCGTTAGCGTTTAACACTGACGCTACAGCCGGAAATACCAAGGCAACAGACAAGAATACAAAGGCGACGTTACGTGATAATTTAAGCCCGGTAGATTTGGCAGACAGCTTACTCGGACGAATTGAGCGTCATATGTGGAGTACGTAG